Proteins found in one Lycium ferocissimum isolate CSIRO_LF1 chromosome 6, AGI_CSIRO_Lferr_CH_V1, whole genome shotgun sequence genomic segment:
- the LOC132059586 gene encoding vacuolar protein sorting-associated protein 26A, which produces MNYIIGAFKPACNISITFSDGKSRKQVPLKKENGQTVMVPLFQSQENIAGKISVEPVSGKKVEHNGIKVELLGQIEMYFDRGNFYDFTSLVRELDVPGEIYERKTYPFEFSTVEMPYETYNGVNVRLRYILKITISRGYAGSIVEYQDFVVRNYTPPPSINNSIKMEVGIEDCLHIEFEYNKSKYHLKDVIIGKIYFLLVRIKIKNMDLEIRRRESTGSGANTHVETETLAKFELMDGAPVRGESIPIRLFLSPYELTPTYRNINNKFSVKYYLNLVLVDEEDRRYFKQQEITMFRLAETS; this is translated from the exons ATG AATTATATAATTGGAGCGTTCAAGCCAGCATGCAACATCTCAATCACATTCAGTGATGGAAAATCCCGCAAACAG GTCCCCTTGAAGAAGGAAAATGGTCAAACTGTTATGGTCCCACTCTTCCAAAGTCAAGAAAACATTGCTGGAAAG ATTTCTGTAGAACCAGTATCAGGAAAGAAGGTTGAACATAATGGGATCAAAGTTGAGCTTCTTGGTCAGATAG AAATGTACTTTGACAGGGGAAACTTTTACGACTTCACCTCCCTTG TCAGAGAACTGGATGTTCCTGGTGAAATTTATGAAAGGAAAACATATCCTTTTGAGTTTTCAACTGTTGAAATGCCCTATGAAACATATAATGGGGTTAATGTTCGACTGAG GTATATCCTTAAAATTACTATCAGCCGTGGTTATGCTGGTAGCATAGTTGAATATCAAGACTTCGTG GTGCGCAATTATACCCCGCCTCCATCAATTAACAATAGTATTAAG ATGGAAGTCGGAATTGAAGATTGCCTCCATATTGAGTTTGAGTACAACAAAAGCAA GTATCATCTGAAAGATGTTATCataggaaaaatatattttctcctTGTAAGAATTAAGATAAAGAACATGGATCTTGAGATTAGACGCCGAGAATCAACAGGTTCTGGGGCAAATACCCATGTTGAAACGGAGACGCTGGCCAAGTTTGAGTTGATGGATGGTGCTCCAGTCAGAG GCGAATCAATACCTATTAGACTATTCCTTAGTCCGTATGAACTGACACCAACATAtcgcaacatcaacaacaaatttAGTGTGAAATACTATTTGAATCTTGTTCTTGTTGACGAAGAGGACCGTCGGTACTTCAAACAGCAAGAGATCACGATGTTCCGCCTGGCAGAAACTTCCTGA